From the Mustelus asterias chromosome 22, sMusAst1.hap1.1, whole genome shotgun sequence genome, one window contains:
- the LOC144510258 gene encoding olfactory receptor class A-like protein 4 codes for MEFESTAQLIFYGLLVLLGILGNILVLVTILATTVESHGLAASDIILTNLAAVNLLISIFRNVLLIITESRVKIMLTLNWCRVFMFLWVWLKAVSVWVTFCLSYFHFLKIKQHFHLSTKMKEIMYVLAILFLVWFVNFLYAIPAFIYGWTASGNETKILMVVSTTMEPFLGCVWKFPTQESGIIFAVFSLILHELMPIIFMVCTNLSTVYYLNKHIRAIADEHLHSVQVERVAAKLIMALVTLFVLCTGTHLLAVSYYNHNGGPATAFLLTLAKYCATVFIGFSPLLIAAGHSKLRHKVCKTLHIKMF; via the coding sequence ATGGAATTTGAGTCTACTGCTCAGCTGATCTTTTACGGGCTGCTGGTGCTTCTGGGGATTTTGGGGAATATCTTGGTCTTAGTGACAATATTAGCCACGACGGTGGAAAGCCACGGCCTCGCTGCTTCCGACATCATCCTAACCAACCTGGCAGCCGTCAACCTGCTCATTTCAATCTTCCGCAACGTCCTCCTGATCATCACCGAGTCGAGGGTGAAGATCATGCTGACCCTGAATTGGTGCCGAGTCTTCATGTTCCTCTGGGTGTGGTTGAAggcggtgagtgtgtgggtcacttTCTGTCTGAGTTATTTCCACTTTCTCAAGATAAAGCAGCACTTCCACCTGAGCACAAAGATGAAGGAGATTATGTACGTGTTGGCGATATTGTTTCTGGTCTGGTTTGTCAATTTTCTCTACGCAATCCCGGCTTTTATTTACGGCTGGACTGCCAGTGGGAACGAGACCAAGATTCTGATGGTGGTCAGCACAACCATGGAGCCTTTCCTGGGCTGTGTCTGGAAGTTCCCCACTCAGGAAAGCGGCATAATATTTGCAGTCTTCTCTCTCATCCTTCATGAACTCATGCCCATTATATTCATGGTGTGCACTAATCTCAGCACCGTGTATTATCTCAACAAACACATCAGAGCGATCGCGGACGAGCACTTGCACAGTGTGCAGGTCGAGAGGGTGGCAGCCAAGTTGATCATGGCACTGGTGACACTGTTTGTCCTGTGTACGGGCACCCACTTGTTGGCTGTCAGTTACTACAATCACAATGGGGGCCCCGCCACTGCCTTTCTGTTGACTTTGGCCAAGTACTGCGCCACGGTATTTATAGGCTTCAGTCCTCTGTTGATAGCTGCAGGACACAGCAAGTTGCGACATAAAGTTTGCAAAACGTtacacattaaaatgttttaa